In a genomic window of Flavobacterium lipolyticum:
- a CDS encoding glutamate synthase subunit beta, producing MGKIGGFKEYNRADESNIAVAERVTNYNEFTIPLAKDKIKEQGSRCMDCGIPFCHSSCPLGNLIPDFNDMVHQEEWQSALEILQSTNNFPEFTGRLCPAPCEKSCVLGIIKEPVAIENIEKNIIERGFAEGWIKPQAPKTRTGKTVAVIGSGPAGLAAAQQLNRAGHTVTVFERDNAIGGLLRYGIPNFKLEKGIIDRRVAILEAEGITFKTNVNVGVNYSVAELNAFDSIVLCGGATERRSLPTKGIESKGVVQAMDFLTQQTKVLFGESIQDQVMATGKDVIVIGGGDTGSDCIGTSNRHGAKSVTNFEILPKPPVGRSETTPWPFWPLQLKTSSSHEEGCDRNWLINTKEFLSNDKGELVGLKTVEVQWKMTPGQRPELIEKEGSEKIWPCDLALLALGFTGPEKTLSEQLGLEIDMRNNYKAKNYQTNVPHIFTAGDMRRGQSLIVWAISEGREAAREVDLFLMGSTNLPTKGNGDLPSL from the coding sequence ATGGGTAAAATAGGCGGATTTAAAGAATATAACAGAGCCGACGAAAGTAATATAGCAGTTGCAGAACGTGTTACGAACTACAACGAATTTACGATTCCGTTAGCAAAAGATAAAATAAAAGAACAAGGTTCGAGATGTATGGATTGTGGTATTCCTTTTTGCCACAGTTCCTGTCCGTTAGGAAATTTAATTCCTGATTTCAACGATATGGTACATCAGGAAGAATGGCAAAGTGCTTTAGAGATTTTACAGTCTACCAATAACTTTCCGGAATTTACAGGCCGCTTATGCCCTGCTCCATGTGAGAAATCATGTGTGTTAGGGATCATCAAAGAGCCTGTTGCCATCGAAAACATCGAGAAAAACATCATCGAAAGAGGCTTTGCCGAAGGCTGGATCAAACCACAGGCCCCAAAAACCAGAACTGGAAAAACAGTTGCTGTTATTGGCTCAGGACCTGCAGGTTTAGCAGCAGCACAGCAATTAAACAGAGCCGGTCACACCGTTACCGTTTTTGAAAGAGACAATGCCATAGGGGGTTTATTGCGTTACGGAATTCCAAATTTTAAATTAGAAAAAGGAATTATCGACAGACGTGTAGCAATCCTTGAAGCGGAAGGAATCACTTTTAAAACCAATGTAAATGTTGGCGTAAACTATAGCGTAGCCGAATTAAATGCTTTTGATTCTATCGTATTGTGCGGTGGTGCAACCGAAAGAAGAAGTTTACCAACTAAAGGAATCGAAAGCAAAGGCGTTGTTCAGGCAATGGATTTCTTAACTCAGCAGACTAAAGTTTTATTTGGAGAATCAATTCAAGATCAGGTTATGGCTACCGGTAAAGATGTAATCGTAATTGGCGGTGGAGACACCGGTTCTGATTGTATCGGAACTTCTAACCGACATGGTGCAAAATCGGTAACCAACTTTGAGATTTTACCAAAACCTCCGGTTGGAAGAAGCGAAACAACTCCCTGGCCTTTTTGGCCGCTGCAGTTAAAAACCTCATCTTCTCACGAAGAAGGCTGCGACAGGAACTGGTTGATCAATACCAAAGAATTCTTATCAAACGACAAAGGAGAACTGGTAGGATTAAAAACCGTTGAAGTACAATGGAAAATGACTCCGGGGCAACGTCCTGAACTAATCGAAAAAGAAGGTTCAGAAAAAATATGGCCCTGTGATTTAGCTCTATTGGCTTTAGGATTTACAGGCCCGGAGAAAACTCTAAGCGAACAATTAGGTCTGGAAATCGATATGAGAAACAACTATAAAGCCAAAAATTATCAGACGAATGTTCCGCACATTTTCACTGCCGGTGATATGCGAAGAGGACAATCGTTAATTGTATGGGCCATTTCAGAAGGTCGTGAAGCAGCAAGAGAAGTCGATTTGTTCTTAATGGGCTCTACGAATCTGCCAACCAAAGGAAATGGAGATTTACCAAGTTTATAG
- the gltB gene encoding glutamate synthase large subunit, producing the protein MKVKEQGLYLPEFEHDNCGAGFICNLNGIKSNDIIHKALDILIKLEHRGAVSSDGRTGDGAGILFDIPHDFFKKVCDFEIPETREYAVGMVFLPKSKNQVSFCMNAFESTIKDQNLKILGWRDVPVEVENLGQIAAEKEPTVKQVFVSKNGQDLTENEFNAKLFAARKIAEHAIRGSKTSESHMFYFSSLSTTTIIYKGLLMPEDISRYYVDLKDPDLVTRLALVHQRFSTNTFPSWDLAQPFRYMCHNGEINTLRGNVSRMRAREELMQSKIFGDDIKKLFPIILEGKSDSASMDMVVELLLMTGRSLPEAMMMVVPEAWEKHQTMSPEKKAFYEFNACIMEPWDGPASIPFTDGNVIGALLDRNGLRPSRYTLTKSGFVIMSSEIGVLDIDPEDVIQHGRLEPGKMFLVDMNEGRIIEDDEVKKSIVTKRPYKEWIDANLLPLSKIPYTNNPTPVEKLDFLTRQKLFGYTIEDLKTIINPMGGQGAEAISSMGNDTPLAVLSDQPQLLYNYFKQLFAQVTNPPLDGIREEIITDISLAIGGDFNIFEIESKQCKKLKIQNPVISNEDLDKIRNIDHVDFKSATISTLYKIEKGVNGLERALEKCVEATFKAVSEGCNVIILSDRGVSEELAPIPMLLACSYIHHSLNILQVRSKFGIIIESAEPREPHHFALLFGYGASAINPYMVNEIIHDQVNQGFIKGVKADYAIVNYNKAIAKGIVKIMNKIGISTLHSYRAAQIFEILGLNKTFTSKYFPYTPSRIEGIGLMEVEKEVKKRFQKAFPNSKIANLLSLEIGGIYRWRRGGEKHMFNPTTISKLQQAVRLNSPESYKEYSNMVNEQSSNLMTIRGLFEFNNLDPISIDEVESWTEIVKKFKTGAMSYGSISREAHENLAIAMNRIGGKSNSGEGGEDPKRFQKEINGDSRNSAIKQVASGRFGVSINYLTNAKEIQIKMAQGAKPGEGGQLPGEKVVPWIAETRNSTPYVGLISPPPHHDIYSIEDLSQLIYDLKNANREARVNVKLVSEVGVGTIAAGVAKAKADVILISGYDGGTGAAPLTSLQHTGIPWELGLAEAQQTLILNDLRSRVVLECDGQLKTGRDVAIAALLGAEEFGFATAPLVASGCIMMRACHLNTCPVGIATQDPELRKNFKGTPEHVINFMYFIAEELREIMAQLGFRTLKEMVGQSQKLNVNKAIQHYKANGLDLSSILYKPEKAKTVPNHNTTQQDHQLENVLDFDIIKEAIPSIYRKEKTRVTFKIKNTDRSVGAILSNEISKIYGAQGLPDDTILVDFEGSAGQSFGAFATNGLSFKIHGNCNDYLGKGLSGGKLIVKVPPTATFKPEENIIIGNVALYGAITGEAYINGIAGERFCVRNSGATAVVEGIGDHGCEYMTGGTVVVLGKTGRNFAAGMSGGVAYVYDPNQQFDARVCNMEMVAFDPIEDEDVRKLRKLIKNHSLYTNSPLAKRILADWENEQQNFVKVMPTDYKKALQRIAEEKKIEELIAG; encoded by the coding sequence ATGAAAGTTAAAGAACAAGGGCTTTATTTGCCTGAATTTGAACACGACAATTGTGGTGCAGGATTTATTTGTAATTTGAATGGTATTAAATCAAATGATATTATTCACAAAGCATTGGATATCTTAATAAAATTGGAACATCGTGGTGCAGTTAGTTCTGATGGAAGAACTGGAGACGGAGCTGGAATTTTATTCGACATCCCACATGATTTTTTTAAAAAAGTATGTGATTTTGAAATCCCTGAAACACGTGAGTATGCAGTAGGAATGGTTTTTTTACCAAAAAGCAAAAACCAGGTTTCTTTTTGTATGAACGCTTTCGAATCGACTATTAAGGATCAAAATTTAAAGATTCTGGGTTGGAGAGATGTACCGGTTGAAGTAGAAAATTTAGGGCAAATCGCCGCAGAAAAAGAACCAACAGTTAAACAGGTTTTTGTTAGCAAAAACGGTCAGGATTTAACTGAAAATGAATTTAATGCAAAACTTTTTGCAGCTAGAAAAATTGCCGAGCATGCCATTAGAGGATCTAAAACCTCCGAAAGCCACATGTTTTATTTCTCTAGTTTATCGACAACTACCATAATATATAAAGGTCTCTTGATGCCGGAAGACATCAGCCGTTATTATGTTGACTTAAAAGATCCCGATTTAGTGACTCGTTTGGCATTAGTGCACCAACGTTTCTCTACCAATACATTCCCATCCTGGGACTTAGCACAGCCGTTTAGATACATGTGTCACAACGGTGAAATCAACACGCTTCGCGGAAACGTTAGCCGTATGCGCGCCCGTGAAGAATTGATGCAAAGCAAAATTTTTGGCGATGATATCAAAAAACTATTCCCAATTATCTTAGAAGGAAAATCAGATTCTGCTTCTATGGATATGGTAGTAGAACTTCTATTAATGACAGGACGTTCCCTACCGGAAGCCATGATGATGGTGGTCCCTGAAGCCTGGGAAAAACATCAAACCATGTCTCCGGAGAAAAAAGCCTTCTACGAGTTTAACGCTTGTATTATGGAGCCTTGGGATGGCCCTGCCTCTATTCCGTTTACAGACGGTAACGTCATTGGTGCGTTATTAGATCGTAACGGATTGCGTCCATCACGTTATACCTTAACCAAAAGCGGTTTTGTCATCATGTCATCAGAAATTGGTGTTTTGGATATCGATCCTGAAGATGTGATTCAGCACGGTCGTTTAGAGCCTGGAAAAATGTTCCTGGTAGATATGAACGAAGGCCGTATTATCGAAGACGACGAGGTAAAAAAATCCATCGTTACCAAACGCCCTTACAAAGAATGGATCGATGCTAACTTATTGCCTTTATCTAAAATACCGTATACCAATAATCCAACTCCGGTTGAAAAACTGGATTTCCTGACCCGACAAAAGTTGTTTGGCTACACGATTGAAGATTTAAAAACCATCATCAACCCAATGGGAGGTCAGGGAGCCGAAGCGATCAGTTCTATGGGTAATGATACGCCTTTGGCTGTTTTATCAGACCAGCCGCAATTGTTGTACAACTACTTCAAGCAATTGTTTGCACAGGTGACTAACCCGCCTTTAGACGGTATTCGTGAGGAGATCATTACCGATATCAGTTTAGCCATTGGCGGTGATTTCAATATTTTTGAAATTGAATCTAAGCAGTGTAAAAAACTAAAAATCCAAAATCCGGTTATTTCCAATGAGGATTTGGATAAAATCAGAAACATTGACCACGTTGATTTCAAATCGGCTACTATTTCTACCTTATATAAAATAGAAAAAGGAGTTAACGGACTGGAGCGCGCACTTGAAAAATGTGTTGAGGCCACCTTTAAAGCCGTTTCTGAAGGATGCAATGTCATTATTTTATCAGACCGAGGCGTAAGCGAAGAACTGGCTCCAATACCAATGTTACTGGCTTGTTCGTACATTCATCACTCTTTGAATATTTTACAGGTTCGTTCAAAATTCGGAATCATAATAGAATCTGCAGAACCTCGTGAACCTCATCATTTTGCTTTACTGTTCGGATACGGAGCAAGTGCGATCAATCCATACATGGTAAACGAAATTATTCACGATCAGGTGAATCAGGGCTTCATCAAAGGTGTAAAAGCAGATTATGCGATTGTAAATTACAACAAAGCCATTGCAAAAGGAATCGTTAAAATCATGAACAAAATTGGTATCTCTACTCTACATTCGTACAGAGCGGCACAGATTTTCGAGATTTTAGGTCTAAACAAAACCTTTACTTCAAAATACTTCCCTTACACCCCATCGCGAATCGAAGGAATTGGTTTGATGGAAGTCGAAAAAGAAGTGAAGAAACGTTTCCAAAAAGCATTTCCAAATTCAAAAATTGCCAACTTACTTTCTCTTGAAATTGGAGGTATTTACAGATGGAGACGCGGTGGAGAGAAACACATGTTTAACCCCACCACTATTTCTAAATTACAACAAGCTGTTCGTTTAAACAGTCCTGAAAGCTATAAAGAATACTCGAATATGGTCAATGAGCAAAGCTCAAACTTAATGACCATCAGAGGTTTATTTGAATTCAATAATTTAGATCCGATTTCTATCGATGAAGTAGAATCATGGACTGAAATTGTGAAGAAATTCAAAACCGGAGCCATGTCATACGGATCCATCAGTAGAGAAGCGCATGAGAACCTAGCGATTGCCATGAACAGAATTGGCGGAAAAAGTAATTCCGGAGAAGGCGGAGAAGATCCAAAACGTTTCCAGAAAGAAATTAACGGAGATTCGAGAAACAGTGCGATCAAACAAGTAGCTTCGGGACGTTTTGGTGTTTCAATCAACTATTTGACCAACGCTAAAGAGATCCAGATTAAAATGGCTCAGGGGGCTAAACCGGGTGAAGGCGGACAGCTTCCGGGAGAAAAAGTAGTACCTTGGATTGCCGAAACCAGAAACTCAACCCCTTATGTAGGTTTGATTTCACCTCCTCCGCACCACGACATTTACTCTATTGAAGATTTGTCTCAGTTGATTTACGATTTAAAAAATGCCAATCGTGAAGCTCGTGTCAATGTAAAATTAGTTTCCGAAGTTGGCGTTGGAACCATCGCAGCCGGTGTTGCCAAAGCAAAAGCTGACGTGATCTTAATTTCAGGTTACGACGGAGGAACTGGTGCTGCACCCTTAACTTCTTTACAACATACAGGTATTCCATGGGAACTTGGATTAGCCGAAGCGCAACAAACTTTGATCTTGAACGATTTAAGAAGCCGTGTGGTTCTGGAATGTGACGGACAGCTAAAAACGGGTCGTGACGTAGCGATAGCCGCTTTATTAGGAGCAGAAGAATTTGGTTTTGCAACGGCTCCGCTTGTAGCTTCCGGATGTATTATGATGAGAGCTTGTCACTTGAATACCTGTCCGGTTGGTATTGCTACTCAGGATCCTGAATTGAGAAAAAATTTCAAAGGGACACCGGAGCACGTCATCAACTTCATGTATTTTATTGCCGAAGAGCTAAGAGAAATCATGGCGCAATTAGGTTTCAGAACTTTAAAAGAAATGGTAGGTCAGTCGCAAAAATTAAATGTGAACAAAGCGATCCAACATTACAAAGCCAATGGCTTAGACTTATCATCGATTTTATACAAACCGGAAAAAGCCAAAACGGTACCAAATCACAACACAACACAACAAGATCACCAGCTTGAAAATGTATTGGATTTTGATATCATTAAAGAAGCAATTCCGTCTATTTACAGAAAAGAAAAAACCAGAGTTACCTTTAAAATTAAAAATACAGACCGTTCTGTAGGTGCGATTTTGAGTAATGAGATTTCAAAAATTTATGGCGCACAAGGATTACCTGATGATACTATTTTAGTTGATTTTGAAGGTTCTGCCGGACAAAGTTTTGGTGCTTTTGCCACCAACGGATTGTCGTTTAAAATTCACGGAAACTGTAATGATTACTTAGGAAAAGGACTTTCAGGAGGAAAATTAATTGTAAAAGTCCCTCCTACTGCCACTTTCAAACCTGAAGAAAATATCATTATCGGAAACGTTGCCCTTTACGGAGCTATTACCGGAGAGGCCTATATTAATGGAATTGCCGGAGAGCGCTTCTGTGTTAGAAATTCCGGAGCAACTGCCGTTGTAGAAGGAATTGGAGATCACGGATGCGAGTACATGACGGGAGGTACAGTAGTTGTTTTAGGAAAAACAGGACGAAACTTCGCCGCAGGTATGAGTGGTGGTGTTGCTTATGTGTACGACCCAAATCAGCAATTCGATGCAAGGGTATGCAACATGGAAATGGTTGCTTTTGACCCTATCGAAGACGAGGACGTGAGAAAACTAAGAAAACTGATCAAAAACCACTCTCTGTACACCAACAGTCCATTAGCCAAAAGAATTTTAGCAGACTGGGAAAATGAACAGCAAAATTTCGTAAAAGTGATGCCAACAGATTACAAAAAAGCATTACAGCGAATTGCAGAAGAGAAAAAAATAGAAGAATTAATAGCGGGATAA
- the sucC gene encoding ADP-forming succinate--CoA ligase subunit beta, with protein MNIHEYQGKEILASYGVRIQRGIVANNAVEAVAAAKQLTAETGTGWHVIKAQIHAGGRGKGGGVKLAKNLQQVEEIAEQIIGMQLITPQTSAEGKKVNKVLVAEDVYYPGESETSEFYVSVLLNRGTGRNMIMYSTEGGMDIEEVAEHTPHLIFTEEIDPTVGLQGFQARRIAFNLGLSGNAFKEMVKFIDSLYNAYVGSDASMFEINPVLKTSDNKIMAVDAKVNIDDNALYRQAKYAEMRDIREENPIEVEAKEVGLNYVDLDGTVGCMVNGAGLAMATMDLIKYAGFEPANFLDVGGTADAKRVETAFRIILKDPNVKAILINIFGGIVRCDRVAQGVVDAYKNMGDAINVPIIVRLQGTNAEIAKELIDNSGMPILSAVQFQEAADQVKAALS; from the coding sequence ATGAACATACACGAATATCAAGGAAAAGAAATTTTAGCAAGTTACGGAGTACGCATTCAACGCGGAATTGTGGCTAACAATGCGGTTGAAGCTGTGGCTGCTGCAAAACAATTAACTGCCGAAACGGGTACAGGATGGCATGTGATAAAAGCACAAATTCACGCAGGTGGACGTGGAAAAGGTGGTGGAGTGAAGTTGGCTAAAAACTTGCAACAAGTTGAAGAAATTGCTGAACAAATCATCGGAATGCAATTGATTACTCCTCAAACTTCTGCTGAGGGTAAAAAAGTAAACAAAGTTTTAGTTGCTGAAGATGTTTACTATCCTGGTGAAAGCGAAACTTCTGAGTTTTATGTTTCTGTTTTATTGAATAGAGGTACAGGACGTAACATGATTATGTATTCTACTGAAGGTGGAATGGATATCGAAGAAGTTGCTGAGCATACACCACACTTAATCTTTACAGAAGAAATTGATCCAACTGTTGGATTACAAGGTTTTCAGGCAAGAAGAATTGCTTTTAACTTAGGTCTTTCTGGAAATGCTTTTAAAGAAATGGTGAAATTCATCGATTCATTATACAACGCTTACGTTGGTTCTGATGCATCTATGTTCGAAATCAACCCGGTTTTGAAAACTTCAGATAACAAAATTATGGCTGTTGATGCTAAAGTAAATATCGATGATAATGCTTTATACAGACAAGCAAAATATGCTGAGATGAGAGATATCCGTGAGGAGAATCCAATCGAGGTTGAAGCTAAAGAAGTAGGATTGAACTATGTAGATCTTGACGGTACTGTAGGTTGTATGGTAAACGGAGCTGGTCTTGCAATGGCAACTATGGATTTAATTAAATACGCTGGATTTGAGCCTGCTAACTTCTTAGACGTTGGTGGAACTGCTGATGCAAAACGTGTTGAAACAGCTTTCCGTATCATCTTAAAAGATCCAAACGTAAAAGCTATTTTGATCAATATCTTCGGAGGAATCGTTCGTTGCGACCGTGTTGCTCAAGGTGTTGTTGATGCTTACAAAAACATGGGTGACGCTATCAATGTGCCAATTATCGTTCGTTTGCAAGGAACAAATGCTGAAATTGCAAAAGAATTAATTGACAACTCAGGTATGCCAATTTTATCAGCTGTTCAATTTCAGGAAGCTGCTGACCAAGTTAAAGCTGCTCTTTCTTAA
- a CDS encoding DUF5694 domain-containing protein has protein sequence MKKITLLLLAVIAFNTISGQSKKKQILLLGTFHFENPGLDVAKINSFNVMSDRSQKELENIANKIKKFGPDKIFVEWNYQKQDKLDKFYNRNTDSLLHKQSDEIVQVALRSAKKLGHKKLYAIDYNNTDFPYDSLVKGMTAAGQFDLIKKNEETMKYYEKSQNEKIAKYSLTELLLDINTKKSNEDNIGWYVETATKGGKTDDFVGAYLVSEWYRRNLYMYALIQKLTESKDDKIMVLLGAGHTAMIREFVEHNPDFEIVELAAVLK, from the coding sequence ATGAAAAAAATCACCTTACTATTACTTGCTGTTATCGCATTTAATACCATTTCCGGACAGTCAAAGAAAAAACAAATACTTTTACTTGGAACCTTCCATTTTGAAAACCCGGGACTTGACGTTGCTAAAATCAACAGCTTTAATGTGATGTCAGACAGAAGCCAAAAGGAACTGGAGAACATCGCCAATAAAATTAAAAAGTTTGGTCCGGATAAAATCTTTGTCGAATGGAACTACCAAAAACAAGACAAACTGGACAAATTCTACAATAGAAATACGGACAGTTTACTTCATAAACAATCAGATGAAATTGTACAAGTCGCTTTAAGATCAGCTAAAAAGCTAGGCCATAAAAAGCTATATGCCATTGATTACAACAACACCGACTTTCCATATGACAGTCTTGTAAAAGGGATGACAGCCGCCGGTCAGTTTGATCTAATCAAAAAGAATGAAGAAACGATGAAATATTATGAAAAGAGTCAAAATGAAAAAATTGCCAAATATTCACTGACTGAACTACTGTTAGATATCAATACTAAAAAATCGAATGAAGACAATATTGGCTGGTATGTTGAAACGGCTACTAAAGGAGGCAAAACGGACGATTTTGTGGGGGCTTACTTAGTTTCGGAATGGTACAGAAGAAACCTTTATATGTATGCTTTAATTCAAAAACTAACCGAAAGTAAAGACGACAAAATCATGGTTTTATTAGGAGCCGGACATACTGCTATGATCAGGGAATTTGTTGAACACAATCCCGATTTTGAAATTGTTGAACTGGCAGCGGTTTTAAAATAG
- a CDS encoding sensor histidine kinase, which translates to MKLKIPLSYHIFLFLGLYITFNLWEIGINNRDLDLVFNRISFMFNISFIVVIFIVYFLNFHTFCKWFLNKKKILLFVISIPITLLIFAAIRYFVQEVILYELTGIHNYAKETREISYYIKDNFFFGLPAVILSSLAYLFFHFQETQKQNQELVLENKKAELQMLKSQVSPHFLFNTLNSFYSQLVLKEDEMASDILVLSDLLRYVITETEKDEVLLSKEIQFVENYIHLQKKRFEDQLYLDFVIDGDYATEKILPSVLVHFIENVFKHGKLNKEEEKAVIAIVIKENFLELSTFNYNGAGENYSSTGIGFDNLSKRLEHAYKGEFTLEKIAEKNTFKTYLKIPLKK; encoded by the coding sequence ATGAAGCTAAAAATACCATTGTCTTATCATATTTTTCTTTTTTTGGGATTGTATATCACCTTTAATCTTTGGGAAATTGGGATAAACAATCGGGATCTGGATCTTGTATTCAACAGGATTTCCTTTATGTTTAACATTAGTTTTATAGTGGTAATCTTTATTGTCTACTTTCTGAATTTTCATACTTTCTGTAAATGGTTTTTAAACAAAAAGAAAATTCTCTTGTTTGTGATTAGTATTCCTATCACCTTGTTGATTTTTGCAGCAATACGTTATTTTGTTCAGGAAGTGATACTGTATGAGCTTACCGGAATTCATAATTATGCAAAAGAAACCAGAGAGATCAGCTATTATATTAAGGATAATTTTTTCTTTGGCCTGCCTGCTGTTATTTTGAGCAGTCTGGCTTATCTGTTCTTTCATTTTCAGGAAACGCAAAAACAAAATCAGGAATTAGTATTAGAAAATAAAAAGGCAGAACTCCAAATGTTGAAATCGCAGGTGAGTCCGCATTTTTTGTTTAACACCTTAAATTCCTTTTACAGTCAATTGGTTTTGAAAGAGGATGAAATGGCTTCGGATATTTTGGTACTTTCGGATTTGCTGCGTTATGTCATTACAGAAACGGAGAAAGATGAGGTATTGCTTTCCAAAGAAATTCAGTTTGTAGAAAACTACATTCATTTGCAGAAAAAAAGATTTGAAGATCAGCTTTATCTGGATTTTGTAATTGATGGTGATTATGCAACAGAAAAGATTCTTCCGTCGGTGTTGGTGCATTTTATTGAGAACGTTTTCAAACATGGAAAATTGAATAAAGAAGAGGAGAAAGCGGTTATTGCTATCGTAATAAAAGAAAATTTTTTAGAGCTGTCAACCTTTAACTATAATGGTGCAGGCGAAAATTATTCTTCAACCGGAATTGGTTTTGATAATCTTAGCAAACGTTTAGAGCATGCTTATAAAGGGGAGTTTACACTCGAGAAAATAGCAGAAAAGAATACCTTTAAAACCTATTTAAAAATACCATTAAAAAAGTAA
- a CDS encoding LytR/AlgR family response regulator transcription factor produces MKLKCIIVDDEPPATRILENYIGKVSFLEKTAVFNDALKALEFLNTHSVDVIFLDIQMPQLTGLQLSRIISKEIKVIFTTAYPDFALEGFELNAVDYLLKPIAFERFYQAVSKLNGDSKTEVVSNNHSAEFIFIKTDGKNKFIKLFLEEILYVESLQNYVCIHTSNQQIITHSSLKNVVESLPENGFVQIHKSYVVALKHIESTDNFSVFTNGKELPIGATFKDAFFEKIEENKI; encoded by the coding sequence ATGAAATTGAAGTGTATCATTGTTGATGATGAACCGCCGGCAACGCGTATTCTGGAAAATTATATCGGGAAAGTATCTTTTTTGGAAAAAACAGCTGTTTTCAATGATGCGTTGAAAGCATTGGAATTTCTAAATACGCATAGTGTTGATGTTATTTTTCTGGATATTCAGATGCCACAGCTAACGGGTTTGCAGCTTTCCAGAATCATTTCTAAAGAGATAAAAGTAATTTTTACAACGGCTTATCCTGATTTTGCTTTAGAGGGCTTTGAATTGAATGCTGTAGATTATTTACTAAAACCAATCGCTTTTGAAAGGTTTTATCAGGCGGTTTCTAAACTAAATGGGGATTCAAAAACAGAAGTTGTATCGAATAACCATTCGGCTGAATTTATTTTTATTAAAACTGACGGAAAAAATAAATTTATAAAGTTGTTTTTAGAGGAGATTTTATATGTTGAAAGTCTTCAGAATTATGTTTGTATTCATACGTCGAATCAGCAAATTATCACACATTCATCCTTAAAAAATGTTGTTGAATCACTGCCCGAAAATGGTTTTGTTCAAATTCATAAATCGTATGTGGTAGCTTTAAAACATATTGAGTCAACAGATAATTTTTCGGTTTTTACAAATGGGAAAGAACTCCCGATTGGGGCAACTTTTAAAGATGCTTTTTTTGAGAAAATAGAGGAGAATAAAATTTAA
- a CDS encoding DUF1456 family protein, with protein MTNNDILKKLRVALMLRDDQIVEILELVDFRISKSELGAFFRAEDHENYMECGDQVLRNFLNGLVIHLRGTKENPKNPNDVLAKHKAQIPKKDSTKDRPEFKAAPKDSERARGDQSPSKSSSADKRPKKKEFPKGNGKPVVVEKVVYKNGKNKK; from the coding sequence ATGACAAACAACGATATCCTAAAAAAACTTCGCGTGGCTTTGATGCTCCGTGACGACCAAATAGTAGAAATTTTAGAATTAGTAGATTTTAGAATTTCAAAATCAGAATTGGGCGCTTTTTTTAGAGCCGAAGATCATGAGAATTACATGGAGTGTGGTGATCAGGTTTTGCGTAATTTCTTAAACGGACTGGTAATTCATTTAAGAGGAACGAAAGAAAATCCTAAAAACCCAAATGATGTTTTAGCCAAGCATAAAGCTCAGATTCCAAAGAAAGACAGCACAAAGGACAGACCTGAATTTAAAGCTGCTCCTAAAGATTCTGAAAGAGCAAGAGGCGATCAAAGCCCTTCAAAATCAAGTTCAGCTGATAAAAGACCTAAGAAAAAAGAGTTCCCAAAAGGCAATGGAAAACCAGTAGTGGTAGAAAAAGTAGTATATAAAAACGGTAAGAATAAAAAATAG